Proteins from one Malania oleifera isolate guangnan ecotype guangnan chromosome 4, ASM2987363v1, whole genome shotgun sequence genomic window:
- the LOC131152716 gene encoding adagio protein 3, with translation MGMDEGEEAARSTGKRLKSSRLREDEKVEMEEEEEDQGELLLKPGSFFYPMTPSAFVVSDALEPDYPIIYVNTVFEIFTGYRADEVLGRNCRFLQYRDPHAQRRHPLVDPVVVSKIRICLEGGLEFQGELLNFRKDGTPLVNRLRLAPIHSDDGTITHIIGIQVFSEAKIDLNSVSYPVFKETCFEQYDQSGKCSPMSGQSLYSQHQEVCGILQLSDEVLAHNILSRLTPRDVASIGSVCRRIRQLTKNEHVRKMVCQNAWGREVTGTLELMTKKLGWGRLARELTTLEAVCWRKLTVGGSVEPSRCNFSACAAGNRLVLFGGEGVNMQPMDDTFVLNLDAANPEWRRVSVKSSPPGRWGHTLSCLNGSWLVVFGGCGRQGLLNDVFVLDLDAKQPTWKEVSGGTPPLPRSWHSSCTVEGSKLVVSGGCTDAGVLLSDTYLLDLTTEKPMWKEIPTSWAPPSRLGHSLSVYGRTKILMFGGLAKSGHLRLRCGEAYTIDLEDEEPQWRQLECSGFTGLGCQSAVVPPPRLDHVAVSMPCGRIIIFGGSIAGLHSPSQLFLLDPSEEKPSWRTLNVPGQPPKFAWGHSTCVVGGTRVLVLGGHTGEEWILNELHELCLASRQDSDP, from the exons atgGGCATGGATGAAGGAGAGGAAGCAGCACGGAGCACAGGGAAGAGGCTAAAATCCTCCAGGTTACGAGAGGACGAGAAGGTGGAGATGGAGGAGGAAGAGGAGGATCAGGGCGAGCTTCTTTTGAAGCCTGGGAGCTTCTTCTACCCGATGACACCGTCGGCTTTCGTTGTCTCAGACGCTTTAGAGCCTGATTATCCAATTATTTATGTCAACACCGTCTTCGAAATCTTCACGGGCTACCGTGCCGATGAGGTCCTTGGTAGAAACTG TCGGTTCTTACAATATAGGGACCCACATGCTCAAAGACGGCACCCTTTGGTGGATCCTGTTGTTGTTTCTAAGATCAGAATATGTTTAGAAGGAGGCCTTGAGTTCCAAGGTGAACTCCTCAATTTCCGAAAGGATGGCACCCCTTTGGTAAACAGACTGCGTCTTGCACCTATACACAGTGATGATGGAACTATTACACATATAATTGGTATTCAAGTGTTCTCTGAAGCAAAAATCGATTTGAATAGTGTCTCATATCCAGTTTTCAAGGAAACTTGTTTTGAGCAATATGATCAATCGGGTAAATGTTCTCCGATGAGTGGACAATCACTATACAGTCAGCATCAAGAAGTATGTGGAATCCTTCAGCTCTCCGATGAAGTTCTTGCTCACAACATTTTGTCGCGTTTGACCCCAAGGGATGTTGCATCCATTGGTTCTGTCTGCAGAAGAATTCGGCAATTAACGAAGAATGAGCATGTGAGAAAGATGGTCTGTCAAAATGCATGGGGGAGAGAGGTGACGGGCACATTAGAACTCATGACCAAGAAATTAGGGTGGGGTCGGCTGGCTAGGGAACTGACAACTCTTGAGGCTGTTTGTTGGAGGAAGCTAACTGTTGGAGGTTCAGTTGAGCCTTCACGCTGTAATTTCAGTGCATGTGCTGCAGGGAATCGGCTCGTACTGTTTGGAGGGGAAGGAGTTAACATGCAGCCAATGGATGACACTTTTGTTCTCAATCTTGATGCTGCAAATCCAGAGTGGCGACGGGTGAGTGTGAAGTCATCCCCACCAGGGCGCTGGGGCCACACACTTTCATGCCTGAATGGTTCCTGGTTGGTGGTATTTGGAGGTTGTGGGAGGCAGGGGCTGCTCAATGATGTGTTTGTTCTCGATCTGGATGCAAAACAGCCAACATGGAAAGAAGTCTCTGGTGGAACTCCTCCTCTCCCCAGGTCTTGGCATAGCTCTTGCACTGTAGAAGGCTCTAAGTTGGTCGTCTCCGGAGGATGTACAGATGCAGGGGTACTTCTCAGCGACACATACTTGCTGGATCTGACTACAGAAAAGCCTATGTGGAAGGAGATACCTACCTCATGGGCTCCTCCTTCGAGACTGGGTCACTCACTCTCAGTTTATGGAAGAACGAAAATTCTTATGTTTGGCGGACTTGCAAAGAGTGGGCACTTGAGATTGCGATGCGGTGAGGCCTACACCATTGATTTGGAGGATGAAGAGCCACAGTGGAGGCAACTGGAGTGTAGTGGTTTCACTGGATTAGGCTGCCAGAGTGCAGTGGTTCCTCCTCCTAGGCTTGATCATGTCGCGGTAAGCATGCCTTGTGGCAGGATTATTATTTTTGGTGGTTCAATTGCCGGGCTGCACTCTCCCTCCCAGCTCTTCCTTTTGGATCCTTCGGAGGAGAAACCATCATGGAGGACTCTGAATGTTCCGGGGCAGCCGCCTAAATTTGCCTGGGGCCACAGCACCTGTGTGGTCGGGGGAACTAGGGTCCTGGTCTTGGGCGGCCACACTGGGGAGGAATGGATACTGAATGAATTACACGAATTGTGCTTAGCAAGCAGGCAGGACTCCGACCCTTGA